DNA sequence from the Coffea arabica cultivar ET-39 chromosome 11c, Coffea Arabica ET-39 HiFi, whole genome shotgun sequence genome:
ATCCGTCTTTGTCTTCAGCACCTGCTCCTCCCTCATCACAGCTTCAATCGCTGACGTCGAGTACAACCACACCCCAGCAGATGCTGCCTCCGGTACCCGATCCTAACATCATTAAAGCGTCATCTGATGTTCCACAACCGGATGAAAGATTGCAGCCTTCCATAACAGTTGATAAACCTGCCGATGATGGTTACAACTGGCGAAAATATGGCCAAAAACAGGTGAAGGGCAGTGAGTATCCGCGAAGTTATTACAAATGCACGCATCCAAGTTGTCCTGTCAAGAAGAAGGTTGAAAGGTCTCATGATGGCCAAGTTACTGAGATTATATATAAAGGTCAGCACAACCATCAGCCTCCTCAACATATGAAGCGGGCAAAAGATTCTGGCAATCCCAATGGAACCTTCAATCTTCAGGGGAACTCTGAATTGGGATCCATGGGTAGGAGTGAAAACTTGAATATGAATAGGGAGGGGTTCCCTTCTCATTCATTAGCACTGAAAGACCAGGAATCAAGCCAAGCAACGCCTGAACAAGTGTCCGGATCTAGTGACAGTGAGGAAGTCGGCAATGCGGAAAATGGAGTAGGGACAAGAGATAACGATGAACCAGAATCAAAGCGAAggtattcttaattttcttacAATGCCTTATGCCCATCACTTTCTAAACAGTGCACGAGTTGTTTACTCCCAGGTAGGCTAATTAATACTTCTATACTTTTTGTGCAGGAATATTGAAGTTCAGACATCAGAGCCTGCCTCATCCCACAGGACAGTTACAGAACCAAGGATCATTGTTCAAACAACAAGTGAAGTTGATCTGTTAGATGATGGCTATAGGTGGCGGAAGTATGGCCAGAAAGTTGTTAAAGGGAACCCTTACCCAAGGTAATTTCTTTCTTTAGAATGATCTCTGAGTTGAATTGACATTTGGGGAGACTTGATTACAGGAATCTCTTAGTGAGGTTCCGTAATTTTGGTTGTTTAATCTATTACTATGGCAAAAGGAGTCCTTGATGAATAATTCATTCATAGGGCAATCCAGTCCACTTGCTCATATTTGCGATGCAACAGAGTAATCAACTCTTAAGATGTAACTAGCCGCCTTTGGATGATTTTGTCTGAGaaatctgtctctctctctccctctccctctctctctctgtctctgtcTCTGTCTCTGTATGGGAGTGTATGTGAGTCTCCGTGCTAATTTTGGATATTGGGCGTGAATCAATTGATTATGTTAATTGGCTTGTGGCTACAAATTTTCATTGTTGTCCTTAACAGAGTGTGTAGTATTTTGCTATATTAAGTAGTAAGCACCATTTATCGTGTACATTCCATGGATTATTGGGTCTAACTATGCTATTGCTGTTTGCAGAAGCTATTACAAATGCACCAGCCAAGGGTGCAATGTTCGTAAGCATGTTGAGCGAGCTGCTAGTGATCCAAAAGCTGTCATAACAACTTATGAGGGTAAACATAATCATGATGTTCCAGCAACCAAGAGCAGCAGCCACAGCACTGCCAGTATGGCTTCAGAATTGAAGCCACCTACCACTCTTGTTAATAATCAGTCTCTCACTCGGAGGGCTGAATTCAAGAATAATGGGCAACAGCCAATAGCTAGCTTAAGGTTTAAGGAAGAACAAATAACATAGATTCTGATGAGTGAAGACCAGGTAGAAAAGCAACGGGAAAGCTGGTTGATATGAATATGATACACAAGTCAGAGGAAGGCGAAAGTTAATGCTATTTATGTTTGTTCCTCATGCTTGAGGCATTAACTTCATCCAAGATCGCATACTTTTTAAGTCCAAAATACAGAACGACACAGGAGTTAGTAACATAAGTAGAGAAATCATAGATTTTGTTGGAAATTCCTTTTATATGTAGTCATTGTAAGGTTATTATATCTATGTGCATTCTTTCTGTAAATGCTTGTGTGGCAAGAGTGGATGTTGGTGTAGCACTTGGAAAATGAGGATGGATGTCGGGATCTGAACTTCAGCTTTTGCTTTCATTGACAAAATATAAATCCATGTCTGTTTCTTACTTCTTGATCTATTTCCACTGTTGGGGCTGAAATACTACAGTAAACATCCTTGTTCCCTTTGGTGCTGGTTCAATTGACAAGCTCTCAAGTCATCAACTTTGCAACGTATCACAGCTGTGCATCATGTTAATTGGTGAGGCAATCATTTGCCTATTGAAGTCGGTTCTCTTTCTAATTTGTGCTTATAAATCATCACTGGAGTAAAGATTTAGTTTCTCGAGAGATGTGACAGTATTTTCTTTTGTTGTGCTTCATAGGTTGAACTCTCTCAATCGAATATGATTTGGCTTAGCCACCACAGTATACTTGTCAACAGAGATTGCTGAATTAGTGCGCCGGAGCATCGAAATCAATCCCATCTTTTGACGTAGATTAAAGAAATTAGTACAAAAAATGTGTGGTCTCCAATCCATGGCATAGATCCTAAAACAAATGATTACAGATTTTGCTACATGCGGAAATGTTGTATCCGCATGAGCCCGTGGCTTGTATTCCAACTCAATCATTGCCATGAATTACAATTTCAGGTAATTGGCCGtgattttcaaaatcaattttatTCAATCTAATGCCACACAGCACTTTCTCCGGCAGCTCTTCAGGTTTTTGTGCCTGCAGCAGCACATAGAAATGTAGGCAAGGAGGAAATGCAGCACATAGAAATGTAGGTAAGGATAACAAATATACCTGGATGGTTAACCCCAGATCAAGAATCCCATATTTCAACCTTTCACGAAATGCATCAAGTCCTTTCCTCGATATGTAGCTGAATCTGTGTACATCGAGGTCAATCTCAAAATAGCTGGCTCCCTGCCGGCGCAAATTTCGCCTCAGTGTCAGGCCAGAAGTAAAAGCAAGATACCTTACTTGGACTCGAGCCGAATAACGGAACAGGTTGAAACAGAGATAAAATTCCCAGTACAAAAGAAGTAAGGGGAATGAGGTCTGAGGAGATATCCACATTGTCCTCATATTAAAAAGCAATAAAGGGACATATTCACAGCTATGAATGCATTCAAGATTAAGTCATCTGGGGAAGTTTTTTCGTGGACGACCAGACCAGCACATTCCTATTGAATTGAACTGCATATATTGGAGCTTTTTGTTGACAGAAAACATAATAAGGCTTTGTCATAAACCCATAACCTCGTtgttttttggttttggtttctCAAGACGGATGTCAGAAGGAATACAAAAGTTATTAGCACCTACAACCAGAACAGAAAATCTGTAACGAGCATGAATACCTTGTAGAAAGCATGTTGAGGACGTGAAAGCACGGGCTTTTCGTTATAAGCATGTAAAAGCTTTTTTTCTGCAGGATTCAGCCTCAGATCTTCAGGATTAACCACACCAACCAAGATTTTTAGTCTTTCTCTAAAAGGAATGATGGATTCTTTTCCAAAACCTTTCACAGTTTCCATATCATCGGCCACGAATCTCTGCATCAGAAAAAAAATGCTGAGCTTTAGTAAGAAAATATCAGACAACAACAAACGAGAGTAATGAAAATTTTAATGTGTCATTGGATTTCAAGAACTTTCTCCTCAGGTTAAGACTTTGCAAATTCATGATCTTCAATGCAGCCAAACAACTAGGTGACAAGCGTAGCCAAAACTAGAATGTGTTTGAGATTAAGTCTCTAAAAACTTTTTTAGCACATTTGATGCAGAGGTGAAAGATGAACCTCATGTACTACTGTGCATCATCTAAGCTGGCAACTTTCTGTGCTTGAACAGAGGGAAACTGCTaacggagagagagagaagtagGAGAGGTGGAGGAAgtaggggtgtgcaaaatcgaaaaatttcgatttatcGACCAAAATCGGTAATTCGAAATTCGGCACCGAAATCGAAATTTTTTATTTCGAATTATGCGAATTtggttcgaattcggtaataGAGTTTTTTAAATCGgaaatcgaaatcggaattTCCGATATCAATTtcgttttataatatatatatatattaatatttatttatttatatatataataatattttttatttcagtttcgttttataatatgtatattaatgtataataatattttttataatatatttatataaaataataatttttataatatacgcaatataaaatttatattatataacaatacatctaacaaaaaagggaaaaaaaaaagcgaaaAAAAGATTTCCGAAAATTTGGAATTTACCGaattccgaattgaattcggaatcgaaatcgaaatcggaactggtgaattcgaaattgaaatcgGTCGGTAATTTctatgccaaaattccaaaaaatttcgaattcaaaCTTCCGAATTACCAAATTCAAATTAGATGCACACCCTAGGAGGAAGTGAAACTACTGGACTTGAAGTGCCCTGGCTTTTCCTATGCCTTTACATACTTGAGAAACACAGATAGCCTTGTGGGATAACACAATTGCTCAAAAACAGATACCTACTTGTCTGCCTGAATCGTTACTTATATGCAATGTTTGCCCGGGATGATAAACAGACTTTCTTATGCTGGTATGAATTTTGGGTACTCTATGTTTCCACTGAATCAAGTTAGACTTTATACAATCTTTTAGTTTTCTGTGTTTACTAAATTAGGAGAATCATCCCATTTCTATGTTTACTAAACTAGGAGAATCATTCCCATTCCTGCAGTTGGCTATGTTGCGTCGTTATCCACTTGTATTCTGCAATTACTACTTCCTGTGCTTGTTTGCCGGAGTTTCTCTAACAATTCAAGGAGGCAGTATTTTTGACATAATCATCCCCcaataaacaaaaaagaaagaatggtGCAGCTTGTGCTAAGGAGATGGTGAGCTCCTGAAGTGATTTAGGCATACCTTAATCGATTCTCGGAACTCCACAGAAgtctctttttcaaaattttctgatATTCTGAAATACAATACAAGGCTCAGTCCGTCCCCATCACTTTCACCAAGGAACATGGAAGCAGGATATGCTGGCAGCTGGcaaaccacaagaaagaaaaaacttgAATGACATGCCAAATTCTaaggaaatttcagaaaaaacaGTTAAAAGTTGACTACAGTCCTCCAAAAGGTTCCAAAGTTTTTGATATATTTACAGTGTGGAATCAGTTACCAAAAAGACTAATTGAAATCATATACTTCTATGAGTGAACAGAGGAATCAAACAACATCTATATTGACGTAATAGATACTGCAATATATAGGAGGTACTCGTTGAACTGCAAAAGAATAAACTAATTTCTGCAAATCCCACAAACAGTGAGGATAAAAGGAAAAAGCAGACACCTGAACATTTACAATAAGCAATGATGGCACTTCATGGTGAGCTTTTACAGGGGGAAGTTCAAGGTATTGAGCAATATGGTGTACTTTCCGAGGGCAGGCAAAtaagtccacaccaaaaggaaCATAAGGGCTGTAATTAGGAGCAGGGTGCTTCTTTTTATCTCTGCAGAGAAAGATCATAAATTCTAGTAAGCAATCAATACAGACCAGACTCAGCTCATGTAAATGGTTTATAGAATGAAGCAAAACCTCAAAAACATGCCTGAAATAGTTCTCTCCCCTAAGCTTAAAGACTGAAGGTGAAAGAGGATGCCAGCATCCATGAGCTAGATTCTCGCCCATTGAACGTGGAATGGTAAGTCCTGCTTTGCGATGATACAAATATCTCTTAGATGGACCTGTCGGTGTACTGATATTTCAGTAAGAAGacggtaaaaaataaaaattacaacATCATATTCTTCCACCAGTATAATAGAATGTGCTTAAAGATGAGGACATATTAATCCTTGGTACTAACCATGTAGCTATAATGGCAATGCACATTGTTACATTTACCATCTATCAGTTATCAGCAAGCTCCAATAATGTGCTACTATCAATATATACACATTTATGTTTTTGTGGATATCTGTATGCATTCTGCACAAACTCTTGTATGTATATGCCTACGAGCGCATGAAGTATACTCAGAGGGTGACTCTTTTATCTCAACAGACAATTAGTAACTGGCAAGATTGTAATAGGGTGCATTAAGCAAAACGTGGGAAAGTTGTTCATAACTCGACTACTAGTTTAGGCAAATGCATCATaaactttttgcaaaatatgcaGTAAAAGTGCAGCCATCAGTTTAAAAAAGCTAACCATATGTGATCTCTGTATAACAGTACTACAATCATCACTTACAATATTCATTCGTCTCATCTTCATCCTGCTGTGTCCTTTTAATGGCGACTTTTGTGGCTGTTGACCTTCTTCTTTTTGAAGTTGATAATGAATTTAACGAACAATGGTCAAGCAACTGAGGCAAATGGGACTTTGGATGATTCTCCACATTTTTCTCCTCGTATTGCCAGGGATCTGCTTTGGCACCCTTGAATCTCCAAGATGGAGCATTTGGGATTTTCTTCTTCTCAGTAGATATTCCATCCGCAATGGTCAAGCTTGGAAAGTCATAGCATCCTTTTGAATGGGAGATTCCATTTTCGTCCTCATTTTCAACCTTGCTAGAAAACTTTTCAGTTTTACCACAATCTATAGTCTGGAAATTTTTGTCACTTCTGTGCTCACTGCCAAACCAAGAATTGTTTTCATGCTGTGCCATTTGATTCATGTGTATGTCTTCAGTCGCATTGCTCAATGAAGGGAAAAAATCTGATAGAAAAAAATTTGGACAGGATAAGCAACTTGAGTTCACTACTAGTGAAGGTGCAGATGAACAGAAAAAAATTGATCACCTCCATGAACGCTACTGAAGTCTTCATCTGAATCCGAATCAAGGGCACTAACAGAGTCGAACCAAGCCTCCTCTTGGAACACTCCTGATAATTAAAGACCGCAACACCTTTATCAGAAGCTTGAAATAGACTTGTTGGATTACTGAGTCGTAGCATTATGATAGCTCATAACAACTAATGACAAATAATAGGCATCGCAGTAAGTTGAGATGTGAATTATAAGAGATTGTGTGACATACGTTGAAATACTATTAACAATTAATATGTTGGAAAGGATAGTAGAGAAACTAGAAAATGAGAGATAAACAGAGGAAATCATGCACATGTCAGTACGTACATGAACTTTTGTGCTATCAAAACTTCTTTGTGCGTTTAGGGGGTCTACTGTGATAAAATACAGCCTCAAGGGGTCATGCAACATTGCCTAGTACTTGAGTGTCTAGTCATCAGGGAATTTAGTGGCTTCACAAAACCTCAAGTGAGAGAAACATTTTCACGTACTATTTGAGGACCAAAATTGTTTCAGTGAGCTGAGAGAACATCCTATTCATCAAGCTGATTTGTTCACTTTCGACTCTCATTCTTGAAGAGAGAATAATTTACCATTTTTAATTACTTGATTGTGGTCCCATTGTGGCTGGGTGCTATGTAGCGTCAGATTAGGTAACTCGGACCGTCTGCAGCTGGTGCTTGCATGTGTCTCATTGTTCCCTGAAACAGATCCTGGCAGAGAAGGATTTCTGCCAAATTCTGCACCCGTGAACTGTTCTATAGGAGCAACAGAAACAGAAGAGGCAATCTTTCTCCGGAATTTCCTAGGCTTGCGGAAGTACTTAGCACTTGATTTAAATCTTTTTTTGGGCATTGAGATGCATCCTCCCATGGTGCCAATTGATTCAAGAGAGATGGTAAGAAAAAATGCTTTCTCATAGCATATGCCAGTTGGACAAAGTGATCTCTGCAACGAGCCTCATAGAAAATCCGAGGAAGGAGAATGACACAAATTCCTGCAACTACAAGAGAAGTGTTGGGATGTAAATTCAAGCACTACCGAGTGTATCTTTCTGAATCAAATACTAAGTTCAACATGAATTGGTACATAAAGCAGTAAAAATGAGATCTTAGGTTGATAAAAGTAGCTGTGAGTTCTACTTCCTGCTAAAGTGGTTTAACACATCCTTCAGTTTGGTTACAGTCTCTGCGAATCACAACTAATTATCAACTTTCCTATCCCAGAACCAACATTTCCAAAATTGAACATCTATGTTTCCCATTGGTGTAAACTGCGCTACTTATCATTCACTACTCAATGAAGGACGAGATTTCAAACTTCTTTGCAGTAAGACTTTTGGGTGGTGCGATTGCCAGGGATGTGAACACAACAGCAAAAACTATGAGCCATGACAATGcttttaataaataattcacCGACTTAATCGTAAATAGTGCTCTGCACTCAATAAGCTATTAACACATCCAGTGGGAGAGGGGCAATGAATTTGGATTTGAGTTCTCGGTTACATATGCTTGAAACCTGGAACTATAAATTCCAGGATAAATATTGATATTACCTtaattagagagagagagagagagagaagctgCCATCATATGTATTGTTCGGCTGCCCACATTAAGAAGAGATGCAGAAGAGAGACGTGCCAACGAATCCTCTTAAGATGGCTTAGATGAAACTGCACAGAATTCTTGAAACCTGCATATGATCTGAAAGGACTCAAGACCTCAGCAACTGAAAAGAAGCTACACTAAAGTCAGCATAAAAATTTGGTTATAATCAAAGAACTTGTGTGAAAGCAAATTGCAGGAGGAGCAACCTGCAGATTATTTCATACCTTGCTACCCCATTTTGACCAAAGACGCAAAACTACCACTCGGCAGAGACCAGACAAGTGAAAAAGTGCAGAATATTATTTGCACAAGAAAATATTACCCTGTATATCACTGACAACATGCAAACTTTGATCCACTCCACAAAAAACTGAAGGAAGAAATATCTGGAATGAAAAAATTCTTAGAAAAGAGTTGAGAGCCTTCCCAGGAAGAGTACGATAAAGTCAAGATGACGATCAGAAATTGGTCGAAAGTCATTCTGATAAGCTTAGCTATTAAGTATTATACAAATGAGCAGCGATGAGTCCTAATCAAAGACTCAAAGCCAAAAGAATGAGGTAAAAATACTTCACCACCAGACGACAGCGTGTAAAAATGATAAAGAGTCAATCTTTGAAAGATTCCACCTCTTAATTGAGGATACAAATAAGTTTATGCATGTGACAGCTTACTGAAATGCCAAGAAACTGAGCCCAAGCAAAGTTTTCCTTTCCCCATTTCTTAAGGACAGCAGAGAGAAAAGACTCCCAGCAACTAAGCAGAACAGAACTCAACAATATGGAattaaaatttgttataatCACTTCAAAAGCTCAGATTTCCACTTCATAAACAAAAGCAATAAAGTGCAACATAAGAGGCACTAAAACTCTTTAGCAAAGTTCTGTCAAACACAAGAGGAGACCAACCCCAAAAGCACATTGAATCCAATTATGGCACTTGCCTTCTGCAGCATTAAATGTATGGAAGACCATACATTTATCACCGAAAGCacccaaaaagagaaaaaaaaaactgaaaacgaAAAGAAATCTTCAGGGACTAGTTACCTGTGAATTTATTAGGGGCCTGAGAGGGAGAAATGAAGGGATGACTTCCAACTCTCAAGTCTCAGTTTCTTGATTACAATCTGCAAAAACTGCAATTTATGAATTGGTGCACCGGTGAAGTAGCAGCAGCACTAGCACTACACTATTATCAATCATGGCCCACGTTGGTTGAATTGGAACTAAACTCCAATCAAAGCGAGTGGAAATGACTTTTAATTAAATTATTATACTACTAGTACGTCAAGAAGCCTTTGACGCTGTCTGCTGCACTGCATGTATCGGTaacaatatgaaaaaaaaaaaaatcaaaagaccCTCGTGGCGTCCTTTACGCCCGGGCATTTTGCTGGCAGCATTGACGTTATTATTAATGTGACAGTAGCCGCTGGTTAGGAACTATGAATTGTGAGTTTTTCTCATCATTTAGGGGAATGCCGGCTTGGTCTACGTTGCACGTATTGCATATTTAATGCAGAAGAAAGGAAATAGACAGCGACCCGGCCAACGACATGGCAAGAAACTTAATACGGCAAACAGAGAAACGCACACCATTTTCCAGCTTACAACTAATCCATTATTGACAGACAACCGTGAAACAGATCAAGCAggattaggatttttttttgtcttctttctttctttctttgtattTGTTTATTCCTACTACCGTATAATCCTACCgttatttggattttggagtgcTGCTTTCGTTATTAATAGTAATTGAGCGTCTTGCATATATCATATCACACTATTCTTGACTCGTTAATAAAGTGAAATTATATCAAAATGCCGTGGAATGGTTCTATATGTTATTTTAATAGCCAATTTTGATGGTACTAGCACATTATTTACTAGTATTGAATTAGAAATGCTaacgaaaagaagaaaaggggttGCCACTTCAGGGCTTGAATGACAGACATGGGTGTTCGTTTCTGGTTTCTGTCCCTTCTGTCTTAGGATAAGGTGATTCCACTTTGCTGATTGAGTTTGAAGGTCACTCATGTTGgccaaataaaacaagaaaagggaaagaacaATCCCATCCCGCATCACTTTTTCGCTCATTCATTAATTAAAAGACATCCTATTCCTCTGAATATTCATCATTGAGATGGCAAAAAGGGTTGGACTACTTTGATGATTGGACTACTTTGATGAATGGATGTCCTGTACAGTTCTGATGATGTGTTGGATGCCTGATTAATGAGCGTTTGTGTATGCTGATCAAGTTATGCAATTAAGATATGATAAATTGCTTCACCTAATTATAGATTCTTGCACCGTGAATAAAAATTCAACCTGACATCTTTTTAACCCtttatttttgtgattgtgataTGAAGAGTTCAACCAACTCCATTCAATTAAAATCGTGTGTCACGCAAAATTATGATGTGCATCGCACTCTCTCCGTCTCTGTTCCTATTTCTTCCACTTTCATGGAACCATGATCCTTGTCTCCCTCTTGTACTTGCTTTTCCTTCTCAATCCGGACATCGTAATGATTTGTGAAATAGGCCAGAGACCAGAAAGCAAGTGAAGATTCTTAATTAGGTAAAAGAAACGTAGTAGAAGGAAGCAAATTTATCCTTATTTAGCTGGCATAATCCGGTACTCAACAAGATAATGCTAATCCACTTGCTTCTATGGCAGGAGGGGTCCAGAACCAATTAAGATGTGACGTCCTCTCAACTCAAGTTTGTTAACCTGGCCATCGTATAATCCTCCCCTTGTATAATGACGTTGATTGGAGACTTCAAGAAGCATCTCCTCCCATGAAAGCTACGCTTTCAGGAAAATATAATTTAGGGTTCTGTTAGCCAGAAAATTCTTAATCTAGGATTAAGTAATACTAGTATCTGGCTAAGCAAAATTGGAGTCTTGAATCAGTTTCTTGCATCCAGAAGCAAAAGATTGCCAGCTTGCTTCCCTTGATGAACTGAATGTTCAAAAACTAACCCAAATGCCATTTTAAGAAACtagataatatatatatatatatatatatatacatcagcAGCAGATTTCACTCTGAAGCATTAACAGCAGCAGAttccaaattttgcatagttatcattcatccaacgttgacaatgtatacactgtcagtgtaggaaagattaatcctaaatAAATCATGAGTAAAGAATGGAATTCCACCAACATCTAAGTATAGGCTTCCATGTTTTATTCATAAgcaacattattattattattattgttttattacCAACTTTATCCTATGTCATATGTGAGATTAGCAGTTCTTGCCCACCAACGAAGAACAATGATTGGAAGGGTTGGCTTTGTGATAAGCATTGTATAATTGTTTATTGGAACTGGCCTAGTCCGTGTTGTAGTGGTTGCGCCGGAGGCGGACCTAGGTTTAGGTCAAGGATCACATTATTATGATCTTCTCCATATACCtaccaattgaagaaaaaaattgttGGCTTTAAACTAGCCTTCGTTCAAGTGAGTTGAAAAATGCATAAGAACTTGCATAAAGAACGCTGCAGGTATATCAACAAGTTTCATACCTAAAACTTGTAAGGTagcattattattattcaaaCAACGACCATTGaatgttttctttttaattttttttgagtaaatcttatatacactgacaataCACTAtcatcaaaaattgaatttcattGTCGCTcatccaaattcaaattcaagtgtcaatttcaacttttgcatagttgtcactcggaaagattaatccttctCTTTTAGTCTAAATTTGGGTGTTCAGTTTACAGTTTACACTTGGTTGTTTGAATTTAAAAGCACGATTGGACAGTAGTTTGAACTTTAAGTAACTGagagaattttttattttttttggtcaatgTGGTATGAACCAAAAACATCATTAAGTCTTAGCTCTGtaccaaatttttgaaaaaggaaatgcTTTAGTCGTTGAAGCAGAGCCTACTTGAAGTTGAAACTTGAAACCAAACATCATTTTGTTTCCTGTTCATCGGTTAAAATTGCAATGTTCAATCTTCATACCACTGttactatttatttttgccTAATTATCCAGAAGAAATTGCTATGGCCTAAATGCATCTTGTAAGAGAAGAAATCCTGTTTCATAAACAAAGGCAGTAAAGTACAGATTTAAGAATTAATATATGTTTTCCCCTAACCACCTTAATTTCATGGTTTTCATCTCATCTACCACCACATTTGATAATCTCATAGAAGTACTTAATGAGTACCTTTTTTTTATTCCCACTTTCTGGGTCTTGTTCGTTATACCAAATAAGGTTTAATATGTTTGTAGTCTTGTAGTATTTTGCTACAAGAACTTTGAGGTaattaagaaaatatttgaagATCACCGTTAGGCCTTTGGCCTGATGGTCACCGCAACTCTTGCCTCCCATCAATTTGCCACTATATGTGGCAGTCTTAATTGGTCTTCTTCGATGGAGTCTGTACTCACATCGAGTCCCCCTCCCCTAGATTAGCCTAAATTAGGTTATAGAAATCCTATTGttacgacaaaaaaaaaaaaaagagaggaaacatTTGAAGATCAAACTACAATTATGCGGCTGGAGCACGAAAAGCAGTTTCTCCATTAGTGGAACAAAAAAATTGCAGGGACATGCGAAAACTAGGACAAATGCTTGAGGCTAAAGATCCTAGTAAATCCAATGGTACTTCCAATGGGCAATGATTTTAATGGAGCTCATTTAGCAAAAGCTGCAAGAATCACACGCCCCATTAAG
Encoded proteins:
- the LOC113716514 gene encoding uncharacterized protein isoform X1; this translates as MGGCISMPKKRFKSSAKYFRKPRKFRRKIASSVSVAPIEQFTGAEFGRNPSLPGSVSGNNETHASTSCRRSELPNLTLHSTQPQWDHNQVIKNGVFQEEAWFDSVSALDSDSDEDFSSVHGDFFPSLSNATEDIHMNQMAQHENNSWFGSEHRSDKNFQTIDCGKTEKFSSKVENEDENGISHSKGCYDFPSLTIADGISTEKKKIPNAPSWRFKGAKADPWQYEEKNVENHPKSHLPQLLDHCSLNSLSTSKRRRSTATKVAIKRTQQDEDETNEYCPSKRYLYHRKAGLTIPRSMGENLAHGCWHPLSPSVFKLRGENYFRDKKKHPAPNYSPYVPFGVDLFACPRKVHHIAQYLELPPVKAHHEVPSLLIVNVQLPAYPASMFLGESDGDGLSLVLYFRISENFEKETSVEFRESIKRFVADDMETVKGFGKESIIPFRERLKILVGVVNPEDLRLNPAEKKLLHAYNEKPVLSRPQHAFYKGASYFEIDLDVHRFSYISRKGLDAFRERLKYGILDLGLTIQAQKPEELPEKVLCGIRLNKIDFENHGQLPEIVIHGND
- the LOC113716514 gene encoding uncharacterized protein isoform X2, with protein sequence MGGCISMPKKRFKSSAKYFRKPRKFRRKIASSVSVAPIEQFTGAEFGRNPSLPGSVSGNNETHASTSCRRSELPNLTLHSTQPQWDHNQVIKNGVFQEEAWFDSVSALDSDSDEDFSSVHGDFFPSLSNATEDIHMNQMAQHENNSWFGSEHRSDKNFQTIDCGKTEKFSSKVENEDENGISHSKGCYDFPSLTIADGISTEKKKIPNAPSWRFKGAKADPWQYEEKNVENHPKSHLPQLLDHCSLNSLSTSKRRRSTATKVAIKRTQQDEDETNEYCPSKRYLYHRKAGLTIPRSMGENLAHGCWHPLSPSVFKLRGENYFRDKKKHPAPNYSPYVPFGVDLFACPRKVHHIAQYLELPPVKAHHEVPSLLIVNVQLPAYPASMFLGESDGDGLSLVLYFRISENFEKETSVEFRESIKRFVADDMETVKGFGKESIIPFRERLKILVGVVNPEDLRLNPAEKKLLHAYNEKPVLSRPQHAFYKLQYMQFNSIGMCWSGRPRKNFPR
- the LOC113716514 gene encoding uncharacterized protein isoform X3; amino-acid sequence: MGGCISMPKKRFKSSAKYFRKPRKFRRKIASSVSVAPIEQFTGAEFGRNPSLPGSVSGNNETHASTSCRRSELPNLTLHSTQPQWDHNQVIKNGVFQEEAWFDSVSALDSDSDEDFSSVHGDFFPSLSNATEDIHMNQMAQHENNSWFGSEHRSDKNFQTIDCGKTEKFSSKVENEDENGISHSKGCYDFPSLTIADGISTEKKKIPNAPSWRFKGAKADPWQYEEKNVENHPKSHLPQLLDHCSLNSLSTSKRRRSTATKVAIKRTQQDEDETNEYCPSKRYLYHRKAGLTIPRSMGENLAHGCWHPLSPSVFKLRGENYFRDKKKHPAPNYSPYVPFGVDLFACPRKVHHIAQYLELPPVKAHHEVPSLLIVNVQLPAYPASMFLGESDGDGLSLVLYFRISENFEKETSVEFRESIKRFVADDMETVKGFGKESIIPFRERLKILVGVVNPEDLRLNPAEKKLLHAYNEKPVLSRPQHAFYKIQLHIEERT
- the LOC113716516 gene encoding probable WRKY transcription factor 4, coding for MAENDGSSSRAPTRPTISLPPRTAMESLFTGGPGASPGPMTLVSSFFSDNDPDSECRSFSQLLAGAMGSPVAVTALRQNFQQPGNSSSREKVSSSGAGDADFRFKQSRPTGLVVTQPAMFTVPPGLSPASLLDSPGFFSSGQGAFGLSHQQVLAQVTAQAAQGEAHMQTPAEYPSLSSAPAPPSSQLQSLTSSTTTPQQMLPPVPDPNIIKASSDVPQPDERLQPSITVDKPADDGYNWRKYGQKQVKGSEYPRSYYKCTHPSCPVKKKVERSHDGQVTEIIYKGQHNHQPPQHMKRAKDSGNPNGTFNLQGNSELGSMGRSENLNMNREGFPSHSLALKDQESSQATPEQVSGSSDSEEVGNAENGVGTRDNDEPESKRRNIEVQTSEPASSHRTVTEPRIIVQTTSEVDLLDDGYRWRKYGQKVVKGNPYPRSYYKCTSQGCNVRKHVERAASDPKAVITTYEGKHNHDVPATKSSSHSTASMASELKPPTTLVNNQSLTRRAEFKNNGQQPIASLRFKEEQIT